The Myxococcales bacterium nucleotide sequence TCGACCAGCTGCGCCAGCGCCAGCGGCCAGCCCTCGACCTCCTGGATCCACCGGAACGTGCCCTCGGAGCGCTTGGACAGCTCGCCCAGCGTCAGCAGCGAGCGCCGCGCCTTGGTCGGCGAGTAGCCCAGCGTGTGGATGCGGACGCCCTTCTTCGCGGCCAGCTCGCCCAGCTCCGTGACCTTGGCCCGGGTCTCGGGCGCGATGCCGTCGCCGTCGGAGACGACGATGACGATCGGCCGCTGCACCGACCCGAGGACCTTGGGCTTGGTGCGCGCCGCCAGCGCGACCGCGTCGTTGACCGCCTTGATCAGCGCGACCTCGGTGGTGGTCTCGTCGGCCTCGAGCTTGGCGAGCGCCGCGCGGGCCAAGGCGACCGAGCCGAGGCGCTTCTGCCCGACCGTGGTCTGGCCGTAGCCGATCACCGCGACCTGGGCCCGCTGGGTCCCGAGCTTCTCGAGCGGATCGAGCAGGCCGGTGGCGAGCGCGTCGCGGATGCGCTCGAGGCTGTCGCTGAACACGTCGGTGGTGGCCACGACGATCACGACGTCGAGCTCGACGTCGGCGACGCTCGACAGGCCCCAGGCGAACGGCACCTTGGCGCCGCCCAGCTTGACGGTGATCTCGGGCTTGCCCTCCTGCGGGATGCGGGCGCCTTGCAGCTCGGTCGCCGACACCAGCGCCCGCACCCGGGCCAGGCCGTAGATCGGCGACGGGCGCACGTCGATCTTGTCGACCAGCGCGTGATCACGCTTGTCGGCGGCCGCCGGGCCGGCCCAGCCCAGCACCGCGAGCGCGAGCAGCGCCAGCAGCGCGAAGGAGCGTGTCGCCATGGCGGTACCGTAGCCAACTGCGGGGGCGACCGCAACGACGGCCACGGCCCGGCCCGCGTCGACGGCTCAGCGTCGACGCGGGGGCGCCAGCCGGAACCGGTGGGTGACGGGCACCCACGCCAGCAGATCCATCTCGCCGGTGACGCCGCCGTCGGTCCAGTTGTTGATCACGAGCAGGTGGCCGCTGTCGGCGCGGCGGTCGGACACGACGCCGATGTGGTCGGGCCCGGACCGCGACGGGAACGTGTCGAACAGGACCAGGTCGCCGGGGCGCACCGGGTCGCGCGGGTCGGCCAGCGCGGCGGTGTGCTCCTCGAGGTTGCGGCGCAGATACGGCAGCAGGGTCTTGACCCGGCGGTGATCGATGTTGGGGTCGCCCTTGCCCTTGACCATCGGGTACGCGCGCGGCGCCTTGCGGATGTCGGCGGCGACCGCGGCCTGCAGGTCGAGGCCGGCGTTGCGCAGCGCCCGCACGATGACGTCGGTGCACACCCCGTGGTCGCGGGCGACGTCGCCCATCGGGAAGCGCAGGCTCTCGTAGCCGCCGACGTAGGCGTCGGCGTTGATCGCGGTCTTGCGCGCGCCCAGGAGCACGTCGAGCGGGTCGGGGATGCCGTCGCGGTCGCGGTCGGGGTCGCCGCGGCCTCGGTCACGTTGGCCGCGGTGAGCAACGGCGCCAGCTCCGCGCGATCGCCGGGCCGCAGGCGCAGGTGGTGCGCACCGACGACGAGCTCCTCGGTGCCCGTGAGCGGGTAGGGCTTGACCGGCCAGCCGTCGACCCGCACCACCAGCAGCGGGCGGTCGGGGTCGAGCGTGGCGATCACGCGGTCGCTGGCGATCCCGGCCGGGAGCGTGAGCTGCAAGTCGTCGTCGAGATCGGACCAGATGCCCGAGTCGGCGACGCCGAGACAGGTCTCCGCGGGCGCGGTGGGCGCGACGGGCGCGGTGGCGGCGGGCGCGGTGGCTGTGGCTGTGGCTGTGGCTGTGGCTGTGGCTGTGGCGGGCGCGCTGGGATCGCCGCGGCCCTCGGCCCGGCCATCGGCGCACGCCCCCACGGCCAGGATCGGCGCCAAGCATCCCAGCGCGATACGATTTCGGGAACCGACCCGCCGCGTGGGTGTCCAACCTGGGTTCGACGCTTGACCTGTCGCACCGCGGGCCGAGATCGACATGGACCTAGCAACGAACGAGCGCCCGGCCGGGTGTATTTCACCAACCCGACCCCGGCGTTGACCGACCCGCGTCGACCCGCGTTGACCTACCTGCGTTGACCGACCCACTGGATCGCCGTACCGTACCCGACCGGAGCCCCCATGAACGAGTACAACAGCTTTTCGTCGCTCACTCCTCAGGATGAGGCCGCCTTCGTCGTGTTCGAGCGCAGCACCCAGGAGAACCTGCAGAAGGCGATGATGATCGGCATGATCTCCGCCGCCGGGATCCTGCTGCTCAGCCTCGTGATCTTCTTCGGCT carries:
- a CDS encoding FHA domain-containing protein; protein product: MATRSFALLALLALAVLGWAGPAAADKRDHALVDKIDVRPSPIYGLARVRALVSATELQGARIPQEGKPEITVKLGGAKVPFAWGLSSVADVELDVVIVVATTDVFSDSLERIRDALATGLLDPLEKLGTQRAQVAVIGYGQTTVGQKRLGSVALARAALAKLEADETTTEVALIKAVNDAVALAARTKPKVLGSVQRPIVIVVSDGDGIAPETRAKVTELGELAAKKGVRIHTLGYSPTKARRSLLTLGELSKRSEGTFRWIQEVEGWPLALAQLVDQLANQYVLTALAPVEEVSGKKLVVSIDNAGSPLTAEVKVPGPRCVKDTCDADQYCVRDQCVAHKRRSGGGSLRWILIALGGVLGIVVVGLGGRAIARRRGAGPAIAAPLPMAVAAAPGHAPAPAPAPVPGGPVLIVLGGPENGRQVPLHHGFTLGKAPGSHLSLAHDSTASTHHAQITFDGATWTLTDLGSTNGTFANGNRVTTVRLFPGMTVRLGSTDLRFWQQ
- a CDS encoding DUF1287 domain-containing protein, which produces MLLGARKTAINADAYVGGYESLRFPMGDVARDHGVCTDVIVRALRNAGLDLQAAVAADIRKAPRAYPMVKGKGDPNIDHRRVKTLLPYLRRNLEEHTAALADPRDPVRPGDLVLFDTFPSRSGPDHIGVVSDRRADSGHLLVINNWTDGGVTGEMDLLAWVPVTHRFRLAPPRRR